A genomic window from Acinetobacter chinensis includes:
- the cysT gene encoding sulfate ABC transporter permease subunit CysT, producing the protein MSQRSRVLPGFGLSLGFTLAYLSLIVLIPLSAVFIKSLGIGWDGLWEILSSERILKSLQLSFSAALIAAFINVIFGLLLAWCLVRYSFPGKRIVDALVDLPFALPTAVAGIALTSLYAPTGWLGQYLEPIGIKVAYTPIGITLALIFIGIPFVVRTVQPVLSDFETELEEAASALGANRFQIITKVILPVLFPALLTGFALAFARGVGEYGSVIFIAGNQPFETEIAPLMIISRLEEYDYAGATTIAVVMLVISFAILFLINLVQAWASRRTGRTVK; encoded by the coding sequence ATGTCGCAGCGATCCCGAGTGCTGCCTGGATTTGGTCTTTCACTGGGCTTTACCCTTGCGTATTTATCATTAATTGTTCTGATTCCTTTATCTGCGGTTTTTATTAAATCTTTAGGTATCGGATGGGATGGTTTATGGGAAATTCTCAGCTCAGAACGTATTTTAAAATCTTTGCAGTTAAGTTTCAGTGCAGCACTTATTGCTGCGTTTATTAACGTCATTTTCGGCCTGCTGCTGGCATGGTGTCTGGTTCGTTACAGTTTTCCCGGAAAACGTATTGTAGATGCACTGGTGGATTTACCCTTTGCCCTGCCTACAGCCGTAGCCGGTATTGCTTTAACGTCTCTTTACGCACCGACAGGCTGGCTGGGTCAGTATCTGGAACCGATCGGAATCAAAGTTGCCTATACACCTATCGGGATTACCCTTGCTCTGATTTTTATTGGTATTCCTTTTGTGGTTCGGACAGTTCAGCCTGTTCTGAGTGACTTTGAAACAGAACTTGAAGAAGCTGCATCTGCCTTAGGTGCCAACCGCTTCCAGATTATTACCAAAGTCATTCTGCCTGTACTTTTTCCGGCACTGCTGACAGGTTTTGCCCTGGCATTTGCTCGTGGCGTTGGTGAATACGGTTCTGTAATTTTCATTGCCGGTAACCAGCCTTTTGAAACAGAGATTGCTCCTCTCATGATTATTTCCCGACTGGAAGAATATGACTATGCAGGTGCAACCACAATTGCTGTGGTTATGCTGGTCATCTCCTTTGCCATTCTGTTCCTGATTAACCTGGTTCAGGCATGGGCAAGCCGTCGCACAGGGAGGACTGTAAAATGA
- a CDS encoding alpha/beta hydrolase, whose protein sequence is MIHTVIVPGVGGSEHDHWQSVLQRQLVSCSRVEQKDWNLPVLKDWIAEFVNTVDAVQQNIQIVAHSFGCLTTVAALAQHPRLAKKIKSVILVAPANPARFGEAGFARLSRTDYQAYFHNLKIHVPTTLIISENDPWLNFSDALQLADAWDLTPVNIGLAGHINVASGFGTFPQLQNFLISENFLPYISNTDDRKYLFKFAI, encoded by the coding sequence ATGATACATACCGTAATTGTACCTGGTGTAGGTGGTAGTGAACACGATCACTGGCAGTCAGTTTTACAGCGTCAGCTTGTGTCCTGCTCCCGTGTTGAACAGAAGGACTGGAATCTTCCTGTTCTGAAAGACTGGATCGCAGAGTTTGTAAATACTGTAGATGCCGTTCAACAGAATATCCAGATTGTTGCACACAGTTTTGGCTGTCTGACCACAGTTGCCGCACTGGCACAGCATCCACGCTTAGCAAAAAAAATTAAGAGTGTCATCCTGGTTGCACCTGCAAATCCTGCAAGATTTGGAGAAGCAGGTTTTGCCAGACTGAGTCGGACGGATTATCAGGCTTATTTTCATAATCTGAAGATTCATGTTCCGACCACCCTGATCATCAGTGAAAACGATCCCTGGCTGAATTTTTCAGATGCACTGCAACTGGCTGACGCCTGGGATCTGACCCCTGTAAATATTGGGCTGGCAGGTCATATCAATGTGGCTTCTGGTTTTGGAACATTCCCGCAACTTCAGAATTTCCTGATTTCAGAAAATTTTCTGCCTTATATCAGCAATACTGATGATAGGAAGTATTTATTTAAATTTGCAATTTAA
- a CDS encoding sulfate ABC transporter substrate-binding protein: MQFKTLRTGVLAAVISAVSFGAVAKDFLNVSYDPTRELYDNFNKQFASYWKSKTGQDIDFKQSHGGSGKQARAVIDGLNADVVTLALAADIDAIAENSNLLLKDWQKKFPQNSTPYTSTIVFLVRKGNPKGIKDWGDLVKPGVEIVTPNPKTSGGARWNYLGAWAWAKHKYGSDAKAQDFVRQIYKQTKVLDSGARGSTTTFAERGIGDVLLAWENEAFLATREQPGKFEIITPSLSILAEPPVAIVEKNAQKDGTLNLAKAYLNYLYSPAGQEIAAKNFYRPRNAAVLKKYSATFKPLKLVTIDKEFGGWAKVQKQHFENGGVFDQIVKANSASK, translated from the coding sequence ATGCAATTCAAAACATTAAGAACCGGGGTTCTGGCAGCAGTGATTTCAGCGGTATCTTTTGGCGCAGTGGCTAAAGATTTCCTGAATGTATCTTATGACCCAACACGTGAGCTTTATGACAACTTCAACAAACAGTTTGCAAGCTACTGGAAATCAAAAACCGGTCAGGACATTGATTTCAAACAGTCTCACGGCGGCTCAGGCAAACAGGCACGTGCTGTCATTGATGGTCTGAATGCCGATGTTGTAACACTGGCACTGGCTGCTGATATTGATGCGATTGCAGAAAACAGTAACCTGCTTCTAAAAGACTGGCAAAAGAAATTTCCACAGAACTCGACACCATATACGTCCACCATTGTATTTTTAGTGCGTAAAGGCAACCCAAAAGGGATTAAAGACTGGGGCGATTTAGTTAAACCAGGTGTGGAAATTGTAACTCCCAACCCTAAAACTTCAGGCGGTGCGCGCTGGAACTATTTAGGCGCATGGGCATGGGCTAAACATAAGTATGGTTCAGATGCAAAAGCACAGGACTTTGTACGTCAGATTTATAAACAGACAAAAGTCCTTGACTCAGGTGCCCGTGGTTCAACCACCACTTTTGCAGAGCGTGGCATTGGTGATGTTCTGTTGGCATGGGAAAATGAAGCATTCCTGGCAACCCGCGAACAACCGGGTAAATTTGAAATCATTACCCCGTCTCTGTCCATTCTGGCTGAACCGCCTGTTGCGATTGTAGAAAAAAATGCGCAGAAAGACGGAACACTGAATCTTGCCAAAGCCTATCTGAACTATCTGTATTCACCGGCAGGTCAGGAAATTGCGGCAAAGAATTTCTACCGTCCACGTAATGCAGCTGTTCTGAAAAAATATTCAGCAACGTTCAAGCCTTTAAAACTCGTCACAATTGATAAAGAGTTTGGTGGCTGGGCAAAAGTTCAGAAACAGCATTTTGAAAACGGTGGTGTTTTTGACCAGATCGTCAAAGCCAACAGTGCCAGCAAATAA
- the pabC gene encoding aminodeoxychorismate lyase produces MRCFRNGKEVSDIHVLDRAFHYGDGCFTTARIRNGLIEMQQRHFTRLGDSCSRLALKADLKHITQTLELLAQTQESVTGTLKILISRGQGQRGYSLPDHPADVWVYYYPAQMLEFTHDSMTTGVLKQSLGLSMPALVGLKSLNRLEQVMLKTEADLHGWQEALVTDVQGAVVEGVSSNCFMRINDTWITPELRYNGVHGVMRAEILERMQQSSIVCEQRYVDMDEIRQIQSLFFCNALHPMKIAAELNQRQLEVQPCIDLFNVLQLNQIH; encoded by the coding sequence ATGCGATGTTTCAGAAATGGTAAAGAGGTCAGTGACATTCATGTGCTTGATCGGGCATTTCATTATGGTGATGGCTGTTTTACAACAGCAAGGATACGTAATGGTCTGATTGAAATGCAGCAACGGCATTTTACCCGCCTTGGAGACAGTTGCAGCCGGCTCGCTCTGAAAGCAGATCTGAAACACATCACACAGACCCTTGAATTACTGGCGCAGACACAGGAAAGTGTTACTGGAACGCTGAAAATTCTGATCAGTCGTGGTCAGGGGCAAAGAGGTTACAGCCTGCCTGATCATCCGGCTGATGTATGGGTTTATTATTATCCGGCTCAGATGCTTGAATTTACTCATGACAGTATGACGACGGGTGTGCTGAAACAGTCCCTGGGCTTAAGCATGCCAGCACTGGTGGGACTGAAATCTTTAAACCGCCTGGAACAGGTGATGCTTAAAACAGAAGCAGACCTGCACGGATGGCAGGAAGCACTGGTCACAGATGTACAGGGTGCGGTTGTTGAAGGTGTGAGCAGTAATTGTTTCATGCGTATAAACGATACATGGATTACACCAGAACTCCGCTATAATGGCGTACATGGCGTGATGCGTGCAGAAATACTGGAGCGGATGCAACAGTCTTCGATTGTCTGTGAACAGCGTTATGTCGATATGGATGAAATCCGCCAGATACAGAGTCTGTTTTTCTGTAATGCGCTTCACCCCATGAAAATTGCAGCGGAACTGAATCAGCGCCAGCTGGAAGTACAGCCGTGTATTGACCTTTTTAATGTTTTACAACTGAATCAGATTCATTGA
- the mltG gene encoding endolytic transglycosylase MltG has protein sequence MSTPKKKTRKNAQKKAAGLPFSMKGVLIACAIFSVMIIVILKLSLFKDYPVEGKKQMLAVGAGDTYTGFIDRLAKENKVSFPAVLKLYRKLMIHDTMKAGVYEVRAGMSIRQVLEMISDVNNAQMNRVLIIEGTTFRQLVDALKKDDLVKKEVISLPYDQMLKALDIPYSHPEGLFAPDTYFFAKGESDRKILTDLYKRQMKALDEAWENRASDLPYKDKYEALIMASIIEKETSLDSELEQVSGVFVRRLKMGMRLQTDPTVIYGMGERYNGNITRKDLRTPTPYNTYTINGLPPTPIALPGAKAIQAAMHPDSSDNIYFVATGNGGHKFSASLAEHNKAVQDYLSVIRSKN, from the coding sequence ATGTCCACACCCAAAAAGAAAACCAGAAAGAACGCTCAGAAAAAAGCAGCAGGTCTTCCTTTCAGTATGAAAGGTGTGCTGATTGCCTGTGCAATATTTTCAGTGATGATCATTGTGATTTTAAAGCTGAGTCTGTTTAAGGACTATCCTGTAGAGGGTAAAAAACAGATGCTTGCAGTGGGTGCGGGAGATACCTATACAGGCTTTATTGACCGGCTGGCAAAGGAAAATAAAGTCAGTTTTCCTGCGGTGCTTAAGCTTTATCGAAAGCTGATGATTCATGACACGATGAAAGCCGGGGTCTATGAAGTCCGTGCAGGCATGAGTATCCGCCAGGTACTGGAAATGATCTCAGATGTAAATAATGCTCAGATGAATCGGGTACTGATCATTGAAGGGACAACATTCAGACAGCTGGTCGATGCACTGAAAAAAGATGATCTGGTCAAAAAAGAAGTGATCAGCTTGCCTTATGATCAGATGCTGAAAGCACTGGATATTCCATACAGTCATCCTGAAGGACTCTTTGCACCGGATACATATTTTTTTGCCAAAGGTGAATCTGACCGTAAGATTCTGACAGATCTGTATAAACGTCAGATGAAAGCACTGGATGAAGCATGGGAAAACCGTGCCTCAGATCTGCCTTATAAAGATAAATATGAAGCGCTGATTATGGCTTCCATTATTGAAAAAGAAACCAGCCTGGACAGTGAACTGGAACAGGTTTCGGGTGTGTTTGTCCGTCGTCTGAAAATGGGGATGCGTTTACAGACAGACCCAACCGTGATTTACGGCATGGGTGAACGTTATAACGGTAATATCACGCGGAAGGATTTAAGGACACCAACGCCTTATAACACCTACACTATAAATGGACTTCCGCCTACACCGATTGCGTTGCCTGGTGCAAAAGCAATTCAGGCTGCTATGCATCCGGACAGCTCAGACAATATTTATTTTGTAGCCACAGGAAACGGTGGACACAAATTCAGCGCCAGTTTAGCAGAGCATAATAAGGCGGTTCAGGATTATCTTTCAGTCATTCGTTCAAAAAATTAA
- the tmk gene encoding dTMP kinase — protein sequence MFISFEGTEGVGKTTLIRSLYEYFQQQGQDVVLTREPGGTPMAEQIRSLLLSVNHDEQMSNDTELLLMYAARAQHLEQVILPALQAGKVVLCDRFTDSSFAYQCAGRGLSREKLQLLNNNFVVKMPDITFWLDAPTELGMSRARERGALDRFEQEKVSFFEKVRSGFAEIYQNEPLRMKRLDATQTPEQVFKDALELIQLKL from the coding sequence ATGTTTATCAGTTTTGAAGGCACTGAAGGTGTAGGAAAAACAACGCTCATTCGCAGTCTGTATGAATATTTTCAGCAGCAGGGACAGGATGTGGTGCTGACACGTGAGCCAGGTGGAACACCTATGGCTGAACAGATCCGCTCTCTGTTGCTTTCAGTCAATCATGATGAACAGATGAGCAATGATACCGAATTGCTGCTGATGTATGCGGCACGTGCACAGCATCTTGAGCAGGTGATTCTTCCTGCTTTGCAGGCAGGAAAAGTGGTTCTCTGTGATCGTTTTACCGATTCCAGTTTTGCATATCAGTGTGCAGGTCGTGGTCTCAGTCGTGAAAAACTGCAGTTATTGAACAATAATTTTGTGGTGAAAATGCCTGATATTACCTTCTGGCTTGATGCACCTACTGAGCTTGGCATGAGTCGGGCACGTGAGCGAGGTGCACTGGATCGTTTTGAACAGGAAAAAGTCAGCTTTTTTGAAAAAGTCCGTTCAGGCTTTGCAGAGATTTATCAGAATGAGCCTTTAAGAATGAAGCGTCTGGATGCAACTCAGACACCTGAACAGGTGTTTAAGGATGCCCTTGAGCTGATTCAACTTAAGCTCTGA
- a CDS encoding AraC family transcriptional regulator: MSQIHPPFSVTEPDSIARPVAVMAMGGEIPDWEMGAHTHLKSQLMVTQSGMLTVGTAEGMWVVPPRTAIWIPAGVSHSVTSFGLSKGIVVFLDSEIVFEHLRLCTVLEVSTFLNVLLERVIDIPQLYETEEDIRLMQVVVDEIAQAQQQWFYLPVPKDKRLKKLTDELIRMPDMELRLELAADLCHISQRTLTRLFLKETGLSLNDWKRRLHILLALQWLHEGKPVQIVAQLLGYESDSSFIAMFKKIMKSPPKKYLKQ; encoded by the coding sequence ATGAGTCAAATCCATCCACCCTTCAGTGTTACAGAACCGGATTCGATTGCGCGACCTGTGGCAGTGATGGCAATGGGTGGTGAAATTCCTGACTGGGAAATGGGGGCGCATACTCATCTTAAATCTCAGCTTATGGTGACTCAGTCCGGTATGCTGACAGTGGGTACAGCGGAAGGCATGTGGGTCGTTCCACCACGGACAGCCATCTGGATACCTGCGGGTGTGAGTCACTCGGTCACCAGTTTTGGTCTGTCTAAAGGGATTGTGGTTTTTCTTGATTCTGAGATTGTTTTTGAACATCTGCGCTTGTGTACCGTGCTTGAGGTCAGTACATTTTTGAATGTGCTGCTGGAGCGGGTCATTGATATACCGCAGCTGTATGAGACTGAAGAAGATATTCGTTTGATGCAGGTCGTTGTTGATGAAATTGCTCAGGCACAGCAGCAGTGGTTTTATTTACCAGTTCCTAAAGACAAACGTCTGAAAAAACTGACTGATGAATTAATCCGAATGCCGGATATGGAGCTGCGTCTGGAACTTGCAGCTGACCTGTGTCATATCAGTCAGCGGACACTGACCCGACTGTTTCTGAAGGAAACTGGGTTGTCACTGAATGACTGGAAAAGGCGGCTGCATATCCTGCTTGCGCTGCAATGGCTGCATGAAGGCAAGCCTGTTCAGATCGTGGCTCAGTTACTCGGTTATGAAAGCGATTCGAGTTTTATTGCCATGTTTAAAAAAATTATGAAAAGCCCACCTAAAAAGTATCTAAAACAATAA
- a CDS encoding PaaI family thioesterase, producing MKSSKDEINAFLEKEFPQSLKKCEIESVSDREATVIYHVDEHDLRPGGTVSGPSMMTVADYALYIAILGEIGIVGLAVTTNLSINFLRKPTANQDIKGVCTLMKVGKALAVGDVWLYSLGSDEPIAHVVGTYSIPPR from the coding sequence ATGAAAAGTTCAAAAGATGAAATCAATGCTTTCCTGGAAAAGGAATTTCCACAAAGTTTAAAAAAATGTGAAATTGAATCTGTGTCAGATCGGGAAGCAACGGTTATTTATCATGTGGATGAACATGATCTGAGACCAGGCGGAACAGTTTCAGGACCTTCCATGATGACAGTTGCTGATTATGCTTTGTATATCGCTATTTTGGGTGAAATTGGCATTGTGGGTCTTGCGGTAACAACCAATCTCAGTATCAACTTTTTAAGAAAACCGACAGCCAATCAGGATATCAAGGGCGTATGTACCCTGATGAAAGTTGGCAAGGCTCTGGCAGTGGGTGATGTCTGGCTTTACTCGCTAGGCAGTGATGAACCGATTGCGCATGTGGTCGGGACATATTCCATTCCACCGCGCTAG
- a CDS encoding arginase family protein, translating to MLNVCYSPDYFAQTHTNSMEKLKAVADALKKSSVILWNEPEAVSTELLYVLHDPAYVDAFLTGYPEKLATFAGFRPWNEQLKNAVLKINGGQLLAAELALEYGISGNIAQGFHHAQYEYGGSFCTFNGLALVAQKYPDKRIFVLDCDQHGGDGTAEFTRRLENLFNFSIYGLACDCATYERSETRHIHREQGNFARYTMAIHEAFRTASLWQADLIIYQAGMDCHQADPFGSAWFSSELLHKRDEMVFSLAKKHDIPIMFVLAGGYQPLEDLVRLHLQTFDAALDVFYAV from the coding sequence ATGCTCAATGTCTGTTATTCACCTGACTATTTTGCTCAGACACATACCAATAGTATGGAAAAATTAAAAGCAGTTGCTGATGCACTTAAAAAATCTTCTGTAATTTTATGGAATGAGCCTGAAGCCGTCAGTACCGAACTGCTGTACGTGTTGCATGACCCCGCTTATGTCGATGCTTTTTTAACAGGCTATCCTGAAAAACTTGCCACCTTTGCAGGGTTCAGACCGTGGAATGAACAGCTGAAAAATGCGGTGCTGAAGATCAATGGAGGGCAGCTTCTTGCCGCAGAACTGGCTCTGGAATATGGCATTTCAGGCAATATTGCACAGGGCTTTCATCATGCACAGTATGAATATGGCGGATCATTCTGTACTTTTAACGGGCTGGCACTGGTGGCTCAGAAATATCCAGATAAACGTATCTTTGTACTGGACTGCGATCAGCATGGAGGAGATGGCACGGCAGAATTTACCCGCAGACTCGAAAATCTTTTTAATTTCAGTATCTATGGGCTTGCATGTGACTGTGCCACTTATGAACGTTCAGAAACCCGACACATTCACCGTGAACAGGGAAATTTTGCACGCTATACCATGGCAATTCATGAAGCATTCAGAACAGCTTCACTGTGGCAGGCTGATCTGATTATTTATCAGGCGGGAATGGACTGCCATCAGGCTGATCCTTTTGGATCGGCATGGTTCAGCTCTGAATTACTGCACAAACGTGATGAAATGGTTTTCAGTCTGGCAAAAAAGCATGATATTCCCATCATGTTTGTTCTGGCAGGGGGCTATCAGCCACTGGAAGACCTGGTCCGTCTGCATTTACAGACCTTTGATGCAGCTCTGGATGTCTTTTACGCCGTATAA